In Syntrophorhabdaceae bacterium, the genomic window CGAGTTCATAGATCCCTTTGCCGATCTTACCCACGCCGAAGACTGTAAGGGTCCTGTGTTTGCTGAGTTCCATGAAAGCACGCGCATTATTTCTTTCGAAGGTTTCCGTATTCTTTGTGTAGTGGTTCATTTCTCCGGCAGTCGCGTAAACAAATTTCATGGCTGTTTGCGCAACGGCATTCACACAGTATTCGCGCAGAGAAGTGATATTTGCCCTTTCTGCCAGATGCTCAAAGTGGTCATACCCTGCGCTTCGCGTAACGATGCTCTTTTTGTTTCCGGAAAAGTAGGCTTCGGGTAGGATGGAGTGCGTCTTCGTGGTCACGATGTCGGGTAGGTCCACGGTTGGGTTCGCTCTCAAGAAGTCCTGAACATTCATCGGCGTTAAAAGATATGCGAACTCACCAGGGAGTTCGCCTTTTTGCTGCGCCTTTATTGTTTCTTCCTTCAGATGCTCCGCTTCGGCGCCGAGCGCTTCAAAATGTATGATGTCATAACCCGCCATGATCACAACCTCATTCACACCTTTTGTCCTTGCTTCCTACCTTGTGTACCGTCGAGCCCTATTTATTCGTCTCCTATTTTTTTCGAATGCTGTAAAAGACTTCTTTGCCGCCAAACAGTGCCACATCGCCCAATTCCTCTTCTACTCTCAAAAGCTGGTTGTATTTCGCTATTCTTTCGCTGCGCGATGCCGATCCCGTTTTGATCTGGCCTACGTTCGTGGCCACAGCAAGATCCGCTATGAACGTGTCTTCCGTTTCTCCCGAACGATGGGAGATTACGCAGGTGTAGCCCGATCTTTTCGCCATTTCAATGGTAGTCAAGGTTTCTGTAACACTACCGATCTGATTCAGTTTTATCAAAATGCTATTGGCCACACCCTTCTTGATGCCTTCCATAAAGATGTTCGGATTCGTGACAAAGACGTCGTCACCCACAATCTGAATTCTTGAACCGCATCTTTCGGTAAATGCCTGCCATCCCTTCCAATCGTTCTCAGCAAATCCGTCTTCGATGGAGATGATAGGGTATTTCTTTGTAAGGCCATCGTAGAAATCGATGAGCTTGCCACTGTCCCAGACATTACCGTCGATGTGGTATTTGCCTTTCTTGTACAATTCGCTCGCCGCGACATCCAGGGCCAAGAGGATATCTTTCCCGGCTTTGTACCCTGCCTTCTCTATGGCCACAATTAACGTATCAAGGGCTTCTTTTGTAGATTTGATCTGCGGTGCAAAACCGCCCTCATCACCAACGCCTGTGGAGTATCCCTTATCTTTGAGAATACCTTTCAGCGTGTGAAAAACTTCCGCGCCCATCCTCAGAGCCTCTTTGAAATTGGCCGCGCCTGCCGGAACAATCATGAATTCCTGCACGTCGAGAGAGTTCTGCGCGTGTGCCCCCCCGTTGATCACATTCATCATGGGCACGGGCAATTCACGTCCCCTTATGCCCCCTATGTACTGATAGAGGGGAAGAGCAAGGTAGTCTGAAGCAGCACGGGCGCAGGCCATGGATACACCGAGAATCGCATTGGCCCCGAGATTGCTCTTGTTCTCGGTCCCATCCATTTCTATGAGGAGGTTATCGATATAGGCTTGGTCGAGAGCATCGAGTCCCTCTATTTCGGGCGCTATTTTTTCATTAACATGGGCAACTGCTTTGGTCACGCCTTTTCCTTTGTATCTCTTGGGGTCCCCGTCCCTTAATTCGAGCGCCTCCCTTTCTCCGGTGGATGCACCGGAAGGAACCATGGCGCGTCCCAGAGCGCCGCTTTCCAGAGTAACTTCCACTTCAACTGTCGGGTTCCCTCTGCTATCTAGTATCTCTCTTGCGAAGACATCGTATATGACCGACATATCAACCTCCTATTGTTTCGCTCAAGAATGACGGGCAACAACCGCGCGCCCTGCGTCTCCAGAATACCATGTTACAGGGAAAGCTTCAAATATTTTTGTGGCGTCTCTTTATTGCGATTCGAACCAATAACATCCGCTTGTTTGGATCAAAGGAATTTCCGAAAAAGTGTTTACAAAACAGTTCATAATAGATATATAATGTACAGAGGAAGTGAAAATAATTCTACGAAGGGAGGTGAGGGAATGATGAAAAGAGCTATTATTTGTTATCTTGTCATGGCAATGTTCGTCATCGGTATCACACCGCGCGTCGAAGCTGCATTTGCGCCGTCTCAGACGTTACAACTTGCCGTAGTAGACCGAACACAGGATCTGACAAAAATCCAGGCTGTCCTCGAGACAAGGGTAGTCCGGCAGAGATTGCAAGACCTCGGCTTTACCTATGAAGAGATAAACGCGAGGCTTTCAGAAATGACCGATCAGCAGATTCACAGCATTGCACAGAAGATGGACGATCTGAAAGTCGGAAAAGACGGCGCGCTGGGCGTAATTATTGCGTTGCTTGTCATCGTTGCGCTCGTCATCATTATCATCAATCTTACATCGGGCAACAAGGTAGTGCTGACGAAATAGAGGTAAACCTGAAAATCTGAAGCGCGTATAGTGCGCGCTCCAGATTTTTTTATGATGAAGAGATATCTCGCCTTCTCTATTCTCGCTCTTTCCTGGTTCTTTTCCGGGTGCGCAGCAACGGTGTATGCGCCCCCTCCCGAAGGCACACATCTTATCGGTAATGTGCCCTTTTTCAAACAAGAGGATTATCAGTGCGGGCCTTCCGCCCTTGCGGGCGTCTTGAATTACTGGTATATGAAGAGGGACAGCTCCGAAAGACTGTCCGTGGAAGAAATCGTGGCCGCCATCTATAGCCCGTCGGCGCGCGGCGTGTTGGGCATTGATCTCGAGAATTACGCACGGCACAAAGGGTTTACAACGAGACAATTCCAGGGGAGCATCGCCGACGTCAGAACGAGTGTAGACAGCGGAACGCCCCTCATTCTTTTCGTAGAGTACGGTTTCTCACTCTACAGGCTCGATCATTTTGTGGTGGCAAAGGGATACACTAATGACAGCGTCATCATGAATTCGGGACGCAAGGAAAATGATATAATTCCTAATAAGGAGCTCCTTAAGATATGGGAAAGAACAGGTTACTGGTCTCTTCTTATAGAACCGTCTTCCTGATCGCTGTGATGCTGTGCGCATCGTGCAGCTTGCCAAGGATCATCGTTCTTCACGACCCGCTTACAGCGGAAGAACATATAAACCTCGGCGTGACCTACGAGAACAAGAAAGAATATGATGAAGCATTGAAAGAATATGAGGCGGCATTGAAGAGAATGCCTGTTGCGTATCTCTACATGGGTAATATTTATTTTCAAAAAGGCTCGGTAGCCGATGCGGAGAGATGTTACGAAAAGGCAATCCAGAAGACAGGCGATCCGCGGGCCTATAACAATCTTGCCTGGCTTTACTACGTTAAGCGCATCAAGCTCGATGAAGCCGAGAACCTGGCCCGCAGGGCCGTAGAGCTTTCTCCCGACGCTCAAGATTATAAAGACACCCTTGACAAAATCATTGAAGAGAAGGGCAAATCGATACTATGAAAACGCAAGGCACGAAAAAGAACGTCTTTGCCAACATACTCGATACGGTCCCGGACGAAGTAATTGAAACGCTCCTCAAGGGGGAATCGTTCAGGCTGGAACGCATCGTTTCGGATCGCCATTCTACGCCTCAGGGAACGTGGTATGATCAGGACCAGAATGAGTGGGTTGTTGTACTCAAGGGCAGCGCCGGTCTTCTCTTTGATGGCGACGAGGAAGCGGTAACCTTAAAGTCCGGAGATTATCTCAATATACCGGCGCACAAAAAACATCGGGTACTCTGGACGGACAAGGCTGAAAAGACCATTTGGCTGGCGATACATTACCGGTGAATTAAGCTACACGAAACTGACATGTTCATTCGTTGGAAGGCAAAGAAGGTACTCACACCTTCCTGCCCAGTCGTGTGATATGCTCGTAGAAATCCTTCATTTTCCTTGCCTGAACCTGATAATCCCATTTCTCACGCGCGGCCTCTCGCGCGTTTGCCCCATAGGCGGTTCGTTTCGCGTCATCGATAATGAGCGCCTCCATCTTTGCCGCGAGATCAAATTCATTCCACGAAGCTACTAAACCGGTAGCGCCATCCTCCACCATCTCTGAGAGCATCCCAACGTCCGAGACTACCGCGGGTATTCCCATGCTCATAACTTCCCTTAAAGCCCGGGCGCTCCCATCGCTTCCCGCCCGCATCATCACAAAGACATCGAAAAGCGAAATGACCGAGAAATAGTCGTCGATCCGATAGCCCGCGAGGATCACGTCACGCTCGAGACCTAAATTACGAAGCGGTTTCATTACGCTCTCCTCAATCTGCGAGCTTCTGCCCATAATGAGAAGCCTCGTATTGTCGACTCGCTCTTTAACCATCTTGAAAGCCTTGAGAATGATGTCAAAGCCTCGATCCGGCTTGAGACGGCCGATAACCCCTATGATCTTTTCGTCCCCGTTTAATCCGAACTCATGACGCATATCTTTGATCGGTCCATCATAAGGTTTTATTCCGGGCGGTAGCAGGCACGTTCTTTCTGCGGGATAACGGAAGGTTTGTACATCCTGGTTCCTGATCTTTTCACTGTATGTCACTATCCCGTCCGTTCGGGAAAGTATCCAGGACATGAACCAGTTGGCGGGCATGCCATTCCATTTATGGTCGGTCCTTATGATCAAAGGCCTTTTTCCGCTGAAAGAAAGAGAGGCGGTAGCTATGCAATGATCGTGGGAAAGGTTTGCGTGGACAATGTCTATTCCCTGTTCTTCCACATACCGGCTGAGAAAACGCGCATCGAAAACCCAGTCCTTCAGCGAGAAATATCGGTTTAGTCTGAGGCCTCCGAAAGACTTTACGCCTCTTTGTCTGATCTCTTTTTCGACGGTTCTTTCGTTGAAGTCAATGGGCGTTTTCCGATAGGCCAGGATCACGTCGACCCCCAGATTCTCGAGCGCCTTGCAAAGGGAGAGCACGGGCTCCGCAGGGCCTGTCCATTTCCAGTCGCTAAAGAGATGAAGTATTTTCATGCGCCGTAGAACTTCCTCACACACTCTGAGACATAGGCGATCTCATCTTGAGTAAGCGACGGATACATAGGCAGGGAGACGACTTCCTGCGCGGCTAACTCCGCGTTAGGGAAAGAGCCGGCTTCGTATCCCAGCGACTGATATACCTTCTGTAGGTGGATAGGTGTAGGATAGTGGATGAGCGTGGATATCCCGCGATCGTTGAGATACGCTCTCAGTCTGTCCCTTTCTTTGCTCCGTATGACGTATAAGTGATATACGTGGTGCGCCCACGGGGTCTCTTGGGGTAGAATTATCGGCAAACCCTGAAGTCCTTCGTTGTAGAGCGATGCGTTGTATCTTCTCCGATCATTCCAGGCATCCAGATAATCCAGCTTGATGCGCAGCAAACTTGCCTGCAGTTCGTCAAGGCGAGAATTGAAACCTTCTATATCATGGACGTGTTTGGCGCTCTGTCCGTAATTCCTGAGCATCGTAGCTTTTTTGAACACCTTTTCGGAGTCCGTGGTGACGATGCCTCCGTCCCCGTAAGCTCCGAGATTCTTCGTAGGATAAAAACTGAAGGCGGTGACGTCGCCATAGGTGCCGACCTTCTTGCCCTTATACAGAGCGCCATGTGCCTGGCAGGCGTCTTCCATTACCATGATACCGTGCTTTCTGCACACATCCATTATCTCGTCAAGCATACAGGGATGTCCGTAAAGATGGACGGGTATGCACAGCTTTATACCCTCTTCCTTTCTCAAAAGATCACCCAGTCTTTCCGGATCCATGTTATGCGTGTCAAGTTCTATGTCGCAGAAGCGGGGTACGAGTCCGTGCATGGAGAGTGCCATTGCGGAGGCGATGTAGCTGTTCGGCGCAGTAACGAATTTATCGCCCGCCTTGATATCGAGGGCCAGTCCTCCCACCCTCAACGCGTCAGTGCCACTTCCCACCCCAACGGCATGGCTGGTTCCCACATATTCTGCGAAGGCCTCCTCAAGGGCGGTCACTTCCTTCCCGAGTATAAAATCGCCCTTAGTCAACACGTGTTTGAATCTGACGAGCAGTTCTTCCTGTAACTCTGCATGGTCTCTTTCCAGGTTGAATATGTTTACTTTCATGACGTTTCCTCGCTCGATTTCTGTGCAATGATGATCAACGTGTTCCCACCGTCAAGCACGACGTCGCTTTGGGTTTCTGAAAGCCAGTATTGGTCTCGCTTTTGCCGTGGCCACAGGTGCGCGTAGAGACGGATCAGCCAGACAAGCGGTTTGAGAAATATCTGTTTGGGTTTCTTCTTGTCATAGGTTATTCGGGTAAGATTTAGCCCGGCATGTTCCAGGATAAATCGAATGAGCGTATATCCGATGGGACTTAGGTGCATGGCATATACCTGTCCATGAAACCGCTTCCGAAACACGTTCTGCGGAACCGGTTTCGTAAAAAATCCCGTCATGAGAAACTTGAGCCTTCTTTCGATGTTCAGATAGTTGGGCGTGCTCATGATGAG contains:
- the eno gene encoding phosphopyruvate hydratase, which encodes MSVIYDVFAREILDSRGNPTVEVEVTLESGALGRAMVPSGASTGEREALELRDGDPKRYKGKGVTKAVAHVNEKIAPEIEGLDALDQAYIDNLLIEMDGTENKSNLGANAILGVSMACARAASDYLALPLYQYIGGIRGRELPVPMMNVINGGAHAQNSLDVQEFMIVPAGAANFKEALRMGAEVFHTLKGILKDKGYSTGVGDEGGFAPQIKSTKEALDTLIVAIEKAGYKAGKDILLALDVAASELYKKGKYHIDGNVWDSGKLIDFYDGLTKKYPIISIEDGFAENDWKGWQAFTERCGSRIQIVGDDVFVTNPNIFMEGIKKGVANSILIKLNQIGSVTETLTTIEMAKRSGYTCVISHRSGETEDTFIADLAVATNVGQIKTGSASRSERIAKYNQLLRVEEELGDVALFGGKEVFYSIRKK
- a CDS encoding PA2779 family protein is translated as MMKRAIICYLVMAMFVIGITPRVEAAFAPSQTLQLAVVDRTQDLTKIQAVLETRVVRQRLQDLGFTYEEINARLSEMTDQQIHSIAQKMDDLKVGKDGALGVIIALLVIVALVIIIINLTSGNKVVLTK
- a CDS encoding C39 family peptidase; this encodes MMKRYLAFSILALSWFFSGCAATVYAPPPEGTHLIGNVPFFKQEDYQCGPSALAGVLNYWYMKRDSSERLSVEEIVAAIYSPSARGVLGIDLENYARHKGFTTRQFQGSIADVRTSVDSGTPLILFVEYGFSLYRLDHFVVAKGYTNDSVIMNSGRKENDIIPNKELLKIWERTGYWSLLIEPSS
- a CDS encoding tetratricopeptide repeat protein yields the protein MGKNRLLVSSYRTVFLIAVMLCASCSLPRIIVLHDPLTAEEHINLGVTYENKKEYDEALKEYEAALKRMPVAYLYMGNIYFQKGSVADAERCYEKAIQKTGDPRAYNNLAWLYYVKRIKLDEAENLARRAVELSPDAQDYKDTLDKIIEEKGKSIL
- a CDS encoding cupin domain-containing protein, translating into MKTQGTKKNVFANILDTVPDEVIETLLKGESFRLERIVSDRHSTPQGTWYDQDQNEWVVVLKGSAGLLFDGDEEAVTLKSGDYLNIPAHKKHRVLWTDKAEKTIWLAIHYR
- a CDS encoding glycosyltransferase family 4 protein; amino-acid sequence: MKILHLFSDWKWTGPAEPVLSLCKALENLGVDVILAYRKTPIDFNERTVEKEIRQRGVKSFGGLRLNRYFSLKDWVFDARFLSRYVEEQGIDIVHANLSHDHCIATASLSFSGKRPLIIRTDHKWNGMPANWFMSWILSRTDGIVTYSEKIRNQDVQTFRYPAERTCLLPPGIKPYDGPIKDMRHEFGLNGDEKIIGVIGRLKPDRGFDIILKAFKMVKERVDNTRLLIMGRSSQIEESVMKPLRNLGLERDVILAGYRIDDYFSVISLFDVFVMMRAGSDGSARALREVMSMGIPAVVSDVGMLSEMVEDGATGLVASWNEFDLAAKMEALIIDDAKRTAYGANAREAAREKWDYQVQARKMKDFYEHITRLGRKV
- a CDS encoding DegT/DnrJ/EryC1/StrS family aminotransferase yields the protein MKVNIFNLERDHAELQEELLVRFKHVLTKGDFILGKEVTALEEAFAEYVGTSHAVGVGSGTDALRVGGLALDIKAGDKFVTAPNSYIASAMALSMHGLVPRFCDIELDTHNMDPERLGDLLRKEEGIKLCIPVHLYGHPCMLDEIMDVCRKHGIMVMEDACQAHGALYKGKKVGTYGDVTAFSFYPTKNLGAYGDGGIVTTDSEKVFKKATMLRNYGQSAKHVHDIEGFNSRLDELQASLLRIKLDYLDAWNDRRRYNASLYNEGLQGLPIILPQETPWAHHVYHLYVIRSKERDRLRAYLNDRGISTLIHYPTPIHLQKVYQSLGYEAGSFPNAELAAQEVVSLPMYPSLTQDEIAYVSECVRKFYGA
- a CDS encoding class I SAM-dependent methyltransferase: MPDQYPQPLARDGVHEKVLAYLEDKPRGKILDIPTGFGALAKRLMEMNFDVSCCDIDTGQFMLKDLKVSVGDLNGRIPYADDEFDYVCFLEAIEHTENPYNAVREVARVLKPGGILIMSTPNYLNIERRLKFLMTGFFTKPVPQNVFRKRFHGQVYAMHLSPIGYTLIRFILEHAGLNLTRITYDKKKPKQIFLKPLVWLIRLYAHLWPRQKRDQYWLSETQSDVVLDGGNTLIIIAQKSSEETS